Proteins from a genomic interval of Beijerinckia indica subsp. indica ATCC 9039:
- a CDS encoding ABC transporter substrate-binding protein translates to MPLLTRRGLNLGLLTSSVLGMRPVQAESIAARAGIIPVLGASPVYVAEKEGWFNEGGLKVNLLKFESGPDVMQAAASGTIDVHVAGIAPVAVGRAHGIDLRVVAATAIAENVLVAGSKFAAGLPQNVPPAEMFKQYRQKTGQPVRIATQPAGSVPSTNLNYWLSEVAHVDPADVRIVSIGIDGATQALLSNSVEASTIREPILTVAKQRDPGIKILALGDDLLPGQPGTVVAVSAAFAQKNPEAVRTLVKGVIRGVELLQKEPDRAAADIQTSLGKGMLDIALIRQALVSPATHFVADPHVILKATQVMLAFQKKIGTLDEVPELTSLFDTSFYDAVIAGK, encoded by the coding sequence ATGCCTTTGTTGACCCGACGTGGCCTCAATCTTGGCCTTTTGACGTCGAGCGTTTTGGGCATGCGGCCCGTGCAAGCGGAGAGTATTGCCGCGCGGGCGGGCATTATTCCTGTGCTCGGCGCCTCACCTGTTTATGTTGCCGAAAAAGAAGGCTGGTTCAACGAAGGCGGCCTCAAGGTCAATCTTCTGAAGTTTGAATCGGGTCCCGATGTCATGCAGGCGGCAGCAAGCGGCACGATTGATGTGCATGTTGCGGGAATAGCGCCCGTGGCGGTTGGACGCGCCCATGGAATCGATCTGCGTGTGGTGGCGGCGACGGCGATCGCGGAAAATGTCCTCGTTGCGGGATCGAAATTCGCGGCCGGCCTGCCGCAAAATGTGCCGCCAGCGGAAATGTTCAAGCAATATCGGCAAAAGACGGGTCAGCCGGTTCGTATCGCGACACAGCCGGCGGGCTCCGTTCCCAGCACTAATCTCAATTACTGGTTGAGCGAGGTGGCTCACGTCGATCCCGCCGATGTCAGGATCGTTTCAATCGGCATTGATGGCGCAACCCAAGCCCTGCTCAGCAATTCCGTTGAGGCCTCGACGATCCGCGAACCTATTCTGACTGTCGCGAAGCAGCGTGATCCCGGCATCAAAATCCTGGCGCTTGGCGATGACCTGTTGCCCGGCCAACCGGGGACTGTCGTCGCTGTTTCGGCGGCTTTCGCGCAGAAAAATCCCGAGGCCGTGCGGACCTTGGTGAAAGGTGTCATACGGGGTGTGGAGCTTCTTCAAAAGGAACCCGACCGGGCGGCTGCGGATATACAAACGAGTCTCGGCAAGGGGATGCTTGATATAGCTCTTATTCGGCAGGCACTGGTTTCTCCGGCGACCCATTTTGTTGCGGATCCGCATGTCATTTTGAAAGCCACGCAAGTCATGCTGGCCTTCCAGAAGAAGATCGGCACGCTGGACGAAGTCCCTGAGCTGACGAGCTTGTTCGACACGAGCTTTTATGATGCGGTTATCGCCGGGAAGTGA
- the trpS gene encoding tryptophan--tRNA ligase, giving the protein MAKFVNRVFSGIQPTGHLHLGNYLGAIIKFIELQKTHDCLYCVVDLHAITVAQNPDELRAHIRELTAAYIACGIDYEKQIIFNQSQVSGHAELAWVLNCVARVGWLNRMTQFKEKAGKDRENASVGLYDYPILMAADILLYKATHVPVGEDQKQHLELARDIAQKFNLDFASAIAAHGFEDAFFPLPEPLIQGPAQRVMSLRDGTKKMSKSDPSDNSRINLSDDAEAIAQKIRKAKTDPEALPSEVEGLAKRPEAENLVGIYAALIGETKADVLKTFGGGNFSTFKTALVDLAVDKLGPIGAEMKRLKAETAFIDQVLVNGATRARALAEPHMAAVKDIMGFVR; this is encoded by the coding sequence ATGGCAAAATTCGTCAATCGTGTCTTTTCCGGCATCCAGCCGACGGGTCATTTGCATCTCGGCAATTATCTCGGCGCGATCATCAAATTCATCGAATTGCAGAAGACGCATGATTGCCTCTATTGCGTCGTCGATCTCCATGCGATCACCGTCGCGCAGAACCCGGACGAATTGCGGGCCCATATCCGTGAATTGACCGCGGCCTATATCGCCTGTGGCATCGATTACGAAAAACAGATCATTTTCAACCAGAGCCAGGTTTCGGGCCATGCCGAACTCGCCTGGGTCCTCAATTGCGTCGCCCGCGTCGGCTGGCTCAATCGCATGACGCAGTTCAAGGAAAAGGCTGGCAAGGACCGCGAGAACGCCTCGGTCGGCCTCTATGATTATCCGATCCTGATGGCGGCCGACATCCTGCTCTATAAGGCTACACATGTCCCCGTCGGCGAGGACCAGAAGCAGCATCTGGAACTCGCGCGAGACATTGCCCAGAAATTCAACCTCGATTTCGCGAGCGCCATTGCGGCACATGGATTCGAGGATGCTTTCTTCCCCCTGCCTGAGCCTTTGATCCAAGGACCGGCACAGCGGGTGATGAGCCTGCGCGACGGGACGAAGAAAATGTCGAAATCCGACCCGTCCGATAATTCCCGCATCAATCTGTCGGACGATGCCGAGGCGATCGCGCAAAAAATCCGTAAGGCGAAGACCGATCCCGAAGCTCTGCCCTCGGAGGTCGAAGGCCTTGCCAAACGGCCGGAGGCGGAGAATCTCGTCGGCATTTACGCCGCGCTCATTGGCGAGACCAAAGCCGACGTGCTGAAAACCTTCGGCGGTGGCAATTTCTCGACCTTCAAGACAGCGCTCGTCGATCTCGCGGTGGACAAGCTCGGACCCATCGGCGCCGAAATGAAACGTCTCAAGGCCGAGACGGCCTTCATCGACCAGGTGCTCGTCAATGGGGCCACCAGGGCCCGTGCCCTGGCGGAGCCTCATATGGCGGCCGTGAAGGATATTATGGGTTTCGTCCGATAG
- a CDS encoding cell division protein FtsX, whose amino-acid sequence MGLGAWSSAMVACTFTIEGTLRFSPRLPLAFSSFLRFREETPPLPRDSTLDEATIEDGAAREAEHRREVSLVPPTSIAGRALVTVIAIMTFLAAIGAGTAVLIADASHEWRGEVSREVTIQVHPTANRDLDADTTAALTLTRATPGVADARAYTKAESESLLQPWLGSGLDLSDLPVPRLIVIALDNGVSLDVAALRQKLTAKIPTASLDDHRLWLERLDGMAQSVVVIAIIFFLLVLAAMSFAIAFATQGAMAENRGIIEVLHFVGAADSYISRQFQYHFLRLGLRGGALGGACAIFLFLFGEVFSSWWKATPAGDQMQLLFGSFSLSLKGYAIIVLISGFIALLTGFVSREIVYRHLRGLN is encoded by the coding sequence ATGGGGCTCGGCGCATGGTCCTCGGCGATGGTCGCCTGCACATTTACGATTGAGGGCACCTTGCGTTTTTCCCCGCGTCTGCCGCTGGCCTTTTCCTCTTTTCTGCGCTTCCGCGAGGAAACGCCGCCCTTGCCGCGCGACAGCACCCTCGATGAGGCGACGATTGAGGACGGCGCCGCGCGGGAGGCGGAGCATCGGCGCGAGGTCTCGCTGGTGCCGCCGACCTCGATCGCTGGGCGGGCCTTGGTGACCGTCATCGCCATCATGACTTTTCTGGCCGCGATCGGTGCCGGCACGGCCGTGCTGATCGCCGATGCCTCGCACGAGTGGCGAGGCGAAGTCAGCCGCGAAGTCACGATCCAGGTGCATCCCACGGCCAATCGTGATCTCGATGCCGATACCACCGCCGCCCTGACGCTTACCAGGGCCACGCCAGGCGTGGCGGATGCGCGCGCCTATACCAAGGCTGAATCCGAATCCTTGCTACAACCCTGGCTCGGTAGTGGGCTTGATTTGTCGGATCTGCCGGTTCCGCGCCTCATTGTGATTGCCCTTGATAATGGCGTTTCTCTGGACGTCGCGGCCTTGCGGCAAAAGCTCACCGCCAAAATTCCTACCGCCAGCCTGGATGACCATCGTCTCTGGCTCGAACGCCTGGACGGCATGGCGCAAAGCGTCGTCGTCATTGCCATCATCTTCTTTCTTCTCGTGCTTGCCGCCATGAGCTTTGCGATCGCTTTCGCGACGCAGGGCGCGATGGCTGAAAATCGGGGGATCATTGAAGTGCTGCATTTCGTCGGGGCTGCCGATTCCTATATTTCGCGGCAATTTCAATATCATTTCCTGCGGCTCGGCTTGCGCGGTGGGGCGCTCGGCGGTGCCTGCGCCATTTTTCTCTTTCTCTTCGGAGAAGTGTTTTCGAGCTGGTGGAAGGCGACCCCCGCGGGCGACCAGATGCAATTGCTGTTTGGCAGTTTCTCCCTGAGCCTCAAGGGATATGCGATCATCGTCCTGATCAGCGGTTTTATCGCGCTCTTGACGGGGTTCGTCTCGCGCGAGATCGTGTATCGGCATTTGCGGGGCTTGAACTGA
- the ftsY gene encoding signal recognition particle-docking protein FtsY: MAEDTTPKRSFLQRLFTRKEDQAEPLAPETEAKALENAAPEVDSAARTIEPQALEQAPPEAQAPPDEAMQNTPQPLAAPAPFAVTPPPAPGAMEEAPQGSWWTRLRDGLSRSSSSIGTGLVDIFTKRKLDEAMLEDLEDILIRADLGTAVAQRITEAVGKGRYNWDVDPREVKTILASEVEQVLTPYAKPLVIDTTKKPFVILVVGVNGSGKTTTIGKLAAQFSREGHKVMLAAGDTFRAAAIEQLQIWGQRLGCTVIARPQGSDASGLAFDAIKTARSEGADLLLMDTAGRLQNRAELMDELEKIIRVMRKQDEEAPHAVLLVLDATVGQNALNQVEIFGRVAGVTGLVMTKLDGTARGGILVAITEKFKLPIHFIGVGEKVDDLEPFAASDFGLAIAGLDKDESQH, from the coding sequence GTGGCGGAAGACACAACTCCAAAGAGAAGTTTCCTGCAGCGTCTGTTCACCCGCAAGGAGGATCAGGCCGAGCCGCTGGCGCCGGAAACAGAGGCCAAGGCGCTCGAGAACGCGGCGCCGGAGGTAGACAGCGCGGCTAGGACCATCGAGCCGCAGGCCTTGGAACAAGCCCCGCCCGAAGCCCAGGCTCCGCCCGACGAGGCCATGCAGAACACACCCCAGCCTTTGGCCGCGCCCGCACCCTTCGCCGTCACGCCTCCCCCCGCGCCCGGCGCAATGGAAGAGGCCCCGCAAGGCTCCTGGTGGACCCGTTTACGGGACGGGCTTTCGCGGTCTTCCTCCTCGATCGGCACCGGTCTCGTCGATATTTTCACCAAGCGCAAGCTTGACGAGGCCATGCTCGAAGATCTCGAGGATATTCTCATCCGCGCCGATCTCGGCACGGCTGTCGCCCAGCGGATCACCGAGGCCGTCGGCAAGGGACGTTATAATTGGGATGTCGATCCGCGCGAGGTCAAGACGATCCTGGCCTCCGAAGTCGAACAGGTACTGACCCCCTATGCCAAGCCTCTGGTCATCGACACGACCAAAAAGCCTTTTGTGATCCTGGTCGTCGGCGTCAATGGATCGGGCAAGACGACGACGATCGGCAAGCTCGCGGCGCAGTTTTCGCGCGAAGGGCACAAGGTCATGCTGGCTGCCGGCGATACATTTCGTGCCGCCGCGATCGAACAATTGCAGATCTGGGGACAGCGGCTCGGCTGTACGGTCATCGCAAGGCCGCAGGGGAGCGATGCCTCCGGCCTCGCCTTCGATGCGATCAAGACGGCGCGGAGCGAGGGAGCCGATCTCCTGCTCATGGATACGGCCGGCCGGTTGCAGAACCGCGCCGAACTCATGGACGAACTCGAAAAGATCATCCGCGTCATGCGTAAGCAGGACGAGGAGGCGCCGCACGCGGTGCTTCTCGTGCTCGACGCCACAGTGGGCCAGAACGCCTTGAATCAAGTCGAGATTTTCGGGCGCGTCGCCGGCGTGACCGGCTTGGTCATGACCAAGCTCGATGGTACGGCGCGCGGCGGTATCCTGGTGGCCATCACCGAAAAGTTCAAACTGCCCATCCATTTCATCGGGGTTGGCGAAAAGGTCGATGATCTGGAGCCTTTCGCCGCCTCCGATTTCGGCTTGGCCATAGCCGGGCTCGATAAGGATGAGAGCCAGCATTAA
- a CDS encoding CobW family GTP-binding protein — MSESQRRPPPPIPLSILTGFLGSGKTTLLNKLLRDPALADTLVIINEFGEIGLDHLLVEKVDGDLLVMSSGCLCCSIRGDLVSTLEDLLRRRDNDRIQPFQRVMIETTGLADPAPVLHTIMYHPYLMLRFRLDGVITTVDAVNGNATLDAHAEAVKQVAVADRLVLTKTDLARDPQALEALRQRLHTLNPAALFLDAVRGEAEASRLLDAGLYNAASKSLDVQNWLRADAYPTPEHAHEHRHDHHHDRAHDHAHTHDVNRHDDAIRAFCLRDERPLDPDGWSLFLDLLRQAHGPNLLRVKGIVALADAPDRPLVIHGVQHVFHPPHRLDRWPDADHSTRIVFILKDMQPDFVAGLWKAVGNVPTVDRPDSSVLSDNPLSPKPGGLLA, encoded by the coding sequence ATGTCCGAGAGCCAAAGACGGCCACCCCCGCCCATTCCCTTAAGCATTCTCACGGGTTTCCTCGGCAGCGGGAAAACCACTTTGCTCAATAAGCTCCTGCGTGACCCGGCTTTGGCGGATACGCTGGTCATCATCAATGAATTCGGTGAAATCGGCCTCGATCATCTGCTGGTTGAAAAGGTCGATGGCGATCTCCTCGTCATGAGTTCGGGCTGCCTATGCTGCTCGATCCGCGGCGATCTCGTCAGTACGCTGGAAGATCTGCTGCGCCGGCGCGATAATGATCGCATCCAGCCGTTTCAGCGAGTCATGATCGAGACGACTGGCCTCGCTGATCCAGCTCCCGTCCTGCATACGATCATGTATCATCCCTATCTGATGCTGCGCTTTCGGCTGGATGGCGTGATCACGACCGTCGATGCCGTCAATGGCAATGCGACGCTCGACGCCCATGCTGAGGCAGTCAAACAAGTGGCTGTCGCCGATCGCCTGGTTCTGACCAAGACTGATCTCGCCCGCGATCCCCAGGCTCTCGAGGCTTTGCGCCAGCGTCTCCACACGCTCAATCCGGCCGCGCTCTTTCTCGATGCCGTACGCGGCGAGGCTGAGGCCAGCCGGCTGCTCGACGCGGGTCTTTATAATGCGGCCAGCAAATCTCTCGATGTCCAGAACTGGCTGCGGGCCGATGCCTATCCCACACCCGAACATGCGCATGAACATCGACATGATCACCATCACGATCGTGCCCATGACCATGCGCATACACATGACGTGAACCGGCATGATGACGCGATCCGCGCCTTCTGTTTACGCGACGAGCGTCCGCTCGATCCTGACGGCTGGAGCCTGTTTCTCGATCTTCTGCGGCAGGCGCATGGTCCGAATCTTTTGCGCGTCAAAGGTATTGTCGCGCTCGCCGATGCGCCCGACCGGCCGCTTGTCATCCATGGCGTCCAGCATGTCTTTCACCCGCCGCATCGCCTCGATCGATGGCCAGATGCCGACCATTCGACGCGGATCGTGTTCATCCTGAAGGATATGCAACCGGATTTCGTCGCGGGGCTCTGGAAGGCTGTCGGTAATGTTCCCACTGTGGACAGGCCTGATTCATCGGTGTTGAGTGATAATCCCCTGAGCCCCAAACCCGGTGGTCTTCTGGCCTGA
- a CDS encoding acetoin reductase codes for MSLEGKVALVTGGGQGIGRGIALRLAQEGANIAIADVKADKAKAVAEEIMALGRKATIFIADISDRAQIHAAIDHTEATLGGFDIIVNNAGIAQVQPILDVTQEEVDRILKINLEGVLWGIQAAAKKFKATGRKGKIINASSIAGHDGFALLGVYSATKFGVRALTQAAAKELAPFGITVNAYCPGIVGTDMWVEIDKRMAEVTGAEVGATYQKYVGGIALGRAETPDDVAALVAFLAGADSDYITGQAIITDGGIVYR; via the coding sequence ATGAGTCTCGAAGGTAAAGTGGCGCTGGTGACTGGCGGTGGCCAAGGAATCGGACGCGGAATCGCCCTTCGTCTCGCTCAGGAAGGCGCCAATATCGCGATAGCGGATGTGAAGGCCGACAAGGCCAAGGCTGTCGCGGAGGAGATCATGGCGCTCGGGCGCAAGGCCACCATTTTCATTGCCGACATCAGCGATCGCGCGCAGATCCATGCAGCGATCGATCATACAGAGGCGACTCTCGGGGGCTTCGATATTATCGTGAACAATGCCGGCATCGCGCAGGTGCAGCCGATCCTCGATGTCACCCAGGAAGAAGTGGATCGTATTCTCAAGATCAATCTGGAAGGCGTGCTCTGGGGCATTCAGGCGGCGGCCAAGAAATTCAAGGCGACGGGACGCAAGGGCAAGATCATCAACGCGTCCTCCATCGCCGGACATGACGGCTTTGCCCTGCTCGGCGTCTATTCAGCAACGAAATTCGGTGTACGCGCCTTGACCCAGGCCGCAGCCAAGGAACTCGCGCCCTTCGGCATTACCGTCAACGCCTATTGTCCGGGCATTGTCGGCACCGATATGTGGGTGGAAATCGACAAGCGCATGGCCGAGGTGACCGGCGCCGAGGTTGGCGCGACCTATCAGAAATATGTTGGTGGCATTGCGCTCGGCCGTGCCGAGACGCCTGATGATGTCGCGGCCCTTGTCGCCTTCCTCGCTGGTGCTGATTCCGATTATATTACCGGTCAGGCGATCATTACCGACGGCGGCATCGTTTATCGCTGA
- the ftsE gene encoding cell division ATP-binding protein FtsE: protein MVRFENVGLRYGMGNEILKDISFAIEPQSFQFLTGPSGAGKTTLLRLILLSLRPTRGLINLFGSDSTELDKDAITDLRRRIGVVFQDFRLLDHLTTYENVALPLRVRGREEASYRAEVIELLRWVGLGERMHILPPVLSGGEKQRAAIARALIVRPELLLADEPTGNVDPSLARRLLRLFTELHKSGTSVVIATHDLGLMDQFDGARRMVLGDGRLHIYD, encoded by the coding sequence TTGGTTCGTTTTGAAAATGTCGGGCTACGCTATGGCATGGGCAATGAGATCCTCAAGGATATCAGCTTCGCCATCGAACCGCAGTCGTTTCAATTCCTGACCGGCCCTTCCGGAGCGGGCAAGACCACTTTGCTGCGTTTGATTCTTCTGTCGCTGCGTCCGACGCGCGGCCTGATCAATCTGTTCGGCAGCGATTCGACTGAGCTCGACAAGGATGCGATCACCGATCTCAGGCGCCGGATCGGCGTCGTTTTCCAGGATTTCCGCCTGCTCGATCATCTCACCACCTATGAGAATGTCGCGCTGCCCTTGCGGGTGCGCGGCCGCGAGGAGGCCTCCTACCGCGCCGAAGTGATCGAGCTTCTGCGCTGGGTTGGACTTGGCGAGAGGATGCATATTCTGCCCCCCGTGCTCTCGGGTGGAGAAAAGCAGCGCGCCGCCATTGCCCGCGCTCTGATCGTGCGGCCGGAACTGCTCCTGGCCGACGAGCCGACCGGCAATGTCGATCCGAGCCTCGCCCGCCGTCTCTTGCGGCTGTTTACCGAATTGCATAAATCCGGCACCTCCGTCGTCATCGCGACCCATGATCTCGGCCTGATGGATCAGTTCGATGGGGCTCGGCGCATGGTCCTCGGCGATGGTCGCCTGCACATTTACGATTGA
- a CDS encoding PAS domain-containing protein, whose protein sequence is MAALQGSTMTVDAPGREDLSFAPQEAGDAISWRALADVLSAIAAVQEPRAVMKLVCRAGCALVGADGASFILREGDFCHYAEQEGLGPLWQGLRFTLRECLAGSVLAEGVPAIIPDVRRDDRAALYHMTGVESLMMIPLGAGLQPEPRLGTIGIYWACKREPTEAEIHACELLAQAAARTLTNITEIATLRDSEAKLRLVLETGRFGIFELDGATRALDASPIYKDHYGRDPHLPFTYADMISTIHPLDRHDLVTGLDRATMEGVIFDQEYRLVTADGDLRRLHVHAHPIRDARGRSTRLVGASLDITERYQAECILQANERRMQLAQDAALVGTWEWDMTTHDVVCSPEQSRLFGHEPIMRTLSEADFFASVHRDDRDMLKAAFGAMPRSGGFECEYRIVQPDDDIRWVVGRGRVLHDAEGLQTRLIGIMMDVTERHRAEEILRASEDRYRNLVESLPLLVWTCRPNADCDYLSPQWIAYTGRSADELLGLNWLEYVHPDDRERAEEHWRGARDDKHPYHIDYRLRRHDGVYRWFKTRGTPVRDMDGRIIYWIKTCTDIEDLVVAREYVARHQYELEHLVAERTIELADINAQLKEEINERSKVQAQLAQAQRIEAIGQVTSGVAHDFNNLLTVILGNLDLLEKSVIDPVRGDPKTKRRLDNMRMAGERGAKLTGQLLAFSRRQRLQPKPIDLNEAALAVKELLQGALGGSVLLEWNPKPDLWLALADLTQIELVLLNLAINARDAMQAGGTLIIETANVILPYKSDRQMGEPVAAGEYVVLAVTDSGCGMSESVKARVFEPFFTTKPIGKGSGLGLPQVYGFATQSGGGVTIDTQEGVGTTVKVYLPRAMTPVMGYEGIHPAPVENGHAQRCKPITILLVDDDNAVREVAANILTDLGYAVIEAGSGSAALERLEEMPQIDLLLVDFAMPGMNGVELARVVRERLPNLPILFVTGYADLAEIKNVGEDRIVQKPFERQGLAAKVSYVLERGADTHVYPARDNNISLARGRM, encoded by the coding sequence ATGGCCGCGCTGCAAGGGAGCACGATGACGGTGGATGCCCCCGGACGAGAAGACTTATCTTTTGCACCGCAAGAGGCGGGCGACGCGATTTCCTGGCGCGCCCTGGCCGATGTTTTGAGTGCGATCGCCGCGGTTCAAGAACCCCGTGCGGTCATGAAGCTCGTCTGCCGCGCCGGGTGCGCCTTGGTCGGTGCGGATGGCGCGAGCTTCATCCTGCGGGAAGGTGATTTTTGTCATTATGCCGAGCAGGAGGGACTAGGTCCCCTGTGGCAGGGCCTGCGTTTTACGCTGCGGGAATGCCTCGCCGGCTCTGTTCTGGCCGAGGGTGTGCCGGCCATCATCCCCGATGTCCGCCGAGACGACAGGGCGGCGCTCTATCATATGACTGGGGTGGAAAGTCTGATGATGATCCCCTTGGGGGCTGGCCTCCAGCCGGAGCCTCGGCTGGGAACCATCGGCATTTATTGGGCGTGCAAGCGGGAGCCGACGGAGGCCGAGATCCATGCCTGCGAATTGCTGGCGCAGGCGGCGGCGCGCACGCTGACGAATATCACCGAGATCGCGACTTTGCGCGACAGCGAAGCCAAGTTGAGGCTCGTTCTGGAAACCGGCCGATTCGGGATTTTCGAACTTGATGGCGCGACACGGGCGCTCGATGCCTCTCCAATCTATAAAGATCATTATGGTCGTGATCCGCATCTTCCTTTCACTTACGCGGATATGATCAGCACAATCCATCCCCTGGATCGGCACGACCTAGTCACGGGCCTCGACCGTGCAACTATGGAAGGGGTGATCTTTGATCAGGAATATCGGCTCGTCACCGCTGATGGCGATTTACGGCGGCTGCATGTGCATGCGCATCCCATTCGTGACGCGCGGGGCCGATCAACGCGTCTTGTGGGTGCAAGCCTCGATATTACGGAACGCTATCAGGCTGAATGTATCCTGCAGGCCAATGAAAGGCGCATGCAACTGGCGCAGGATGCGGCATTGGTTGGAACCTGGGAATGGGATATGACGACCCATGACGTCGTCTGTTCGCCGGAACAAAGTCGCTTGTTCGGCCATGAGCCGATCATGCGCACATTGAGCGAAGCAGACTTCTTCGCCTCTGTGCATCGCGATGATCGCGATATGCTCAAGGCCGCTTTCGGGGCTATGCCGCGCTCTGGCGGTTTTGAATGTGAATACCGGATCGTGCAGCCAGATGATGACATCCGCTGGGTCGTTGGCCGTGGCCGCGTCCTGCATGATGCCGAGGGGCTGCAGACGCGGCTGATCGGCATCATGATGGATGTCACCGAGCGTCATCGGGCCGAGGAAATCCTGCGCGCGAGCGAGGATCGTTATCGCAATCTGGTTGAATCTTTGCCGCTGCTGGTCTGGACCTGCCGGCCGAATGCGGATTGCGATTATCTGAGTCCGCAATGGATCGCTTATACGGGGCGGTCGGCGGATGAGCTTTTAGGCCTCAACTGGCTCGAATATGTGCATCCGGACGACCGCGAACGTGCCGAGGAACATTGGCGGGGCGCCAGGGACGATAAACATCCCTATCATATCGACTATCGGCTGCGCCGTCATGATGGTGTCTACCGCTGGTTCAAGACGCGCGGCACGCCGGTTCGCGACATGGACGGCCGCATCATCTATTGGATCAAGACCTGTACCGATATTGAGGATCTGGTGGTGGCGCGTGAATATGTCGCCCGTCATCAATATGAATTGGAACATCTCGTCGCGGAACGAACCATCGAACTCGCCGATATCAATGCTCAGCTTAAGGAGGAGATCAACGAACGCTCCAAGGTCCAAGCGCAACTCGCCCAGGCACAGAGAATCGAGGCGATTGGTCAGGTGACCTCCGGCGTCGCCCATGATTTCAACAATCTGCTGACGGTGATCCTGGGTAATCTCGATCTCCTGGAAAAATCCGTGATCGACCCGGTCAGGGGCGATCCAAAGACGAAACGCCGTCTCGACAATATGCGGATGGCCGGAGAACGAGGTGCCAAGCTGACCGGGCAATTGCTCGCCTTTTCCCGGCGGCAGCGTCTGCAACCCAAGCCCATCGATCTCAACGAGGCGGCGCTCGCGGTCAAGGAGTTGTTGCAAGGGGCGCTTGGGGGCTCCGTCTTGCTCGAATGGAACCCGAAACCCGATCTCTGGCTGGCGCTTGCCGATCTCACGCAGATCGAACTCGTCCTGCTGAATCTCGCAATCAATGCCCGTGATGCCATGCAGGCCGGGGGGACATTGATCATCGAGACAGCGAATGTCATCTTGCCGTATAAGTCTGATCGCCAGATGGGCGAACCGGTCGCGGCGGGTGAATATGTTGTGCTTGCCGTCACAGACAGCGGTTGCGGCATGAGTGAAAGCGTGAAGGCGCGCGTTTTCGAGCCTTTCTTCACGACGAAGCCGATCGGCAAGGGCTCTGGCCTCGGCCTGCCGCAAGTTTATGGATTTGCCACGCAATCAGGCGGCGGCGTCACGATTGATACGCAGGAAGGGGTCGGTACGACGGTCAAGGTCTATCTCCCGCGAGCCATGACGCCGGTGATGGGTTATGAGGGTATACATCCCGCGCCCGTCGAGAATGGCCATGCCCAGCGGTGTAAACCGATTACCATTCTGCTCGTCGATGACGACAATGCTGTGCGTGAGGTCGCCGCCAATATTTTGACGGATCTCGGCTATGCGGTGATCGAGGCCGGCAGTGGGAGTGCGGCGCTGGAGCGTCTCGAGGAGATGCCGCAGATCGATCTTTTGCTCGTTGATTTCGCTATGCCGGGCATGAATGGGGTGGAACTCGCGCGCGTGGTGCGTGAACGCTTGCCGAACCTGCCGATTCTGTTCGTCACGGGCTATGCCGATCTCGCGGAGATCAAGAATGTCGGCGAGGATAGGATCGTGCAGAAGCCGTTCGAGCGGCAAGGACTCGCCGCCAAGGTTTCGTATGTTCTGGAACGCGGTGCCGATACACATGTCTATCCCGCGCGCGATAATAACATTTCGCTCGCCCGGGGACGGATGTGA